The region GGAACTAAGAAGTATTTTATCCGGCTCAGTAGTAGTACCTTTTAAGATGATATATTCTGCTAAACTATTAGTTTTTATCAGTTCCTTTACCTTATTCTGATCTGGACCTTCACCATACACCAGAATTCTGAAATCATTAATCTGATTGAGTTCTTTTAATCCTAAAGCAATGGGTATCAAAAGCTCAGAATTTTTTGAATGATCAAAACGTGAAAATGAAACAATTATTTTGGGATTTTGCTCAAAGTTATTGTTATCAACTTTGATTTCAGGTATTTCTACTCCATTTTCTATAACAATTAACTTATCTGAAGAAGCGATATGATACTTTTTTGTTATTACATTTTCTCCCTGAGATACATTTATAAACTTATCGGTCTTCAGTGCAAGTAATCTTTCGAGTAATATGTAGAGAAATTTTTGAAAAGAATTGTAATTATCTACATGAATCCCATGAAAAGTATGAATTACTTTAACATTTCTAAAAAATCTTACCAATCTGCTGTAAATGCCCGCACCTTTACCATGAGAGTGAACGATATCTATCTTTCTCTTTTTAACAATCCAAACAAGTTTGAATAGAGGAGAGATTTTAAACTTTCGATGAGGGATAACCAATATATTTTCTTTTCCGATCAATTTGCTGTATTTGTCATAATATGGATAGTCAGTTGGAGCCGCAATACAAAAACTAACCTGCTCTTTCAAGTTGTTTACTAATTTAAATATATGTTCGGGACCACCGCCAAAATCAGAGCGTGAAGTAATGATTAAAATATTTGGTTTAATTTCAGACAACTCTTTCCTTATTTTTCTGATAAGCGTTCTCTATTATCAAAGTAACCGATAAATTTATATGTGATATAAATTAAGTAGTGAAGTGAATTCCTTACTAATAAAAAGAGCAAGCCTTTTTTCCGATAATACTTATAAGAATTCAACTCTATATTTTTTTTCCTTGCAAGATATTTCAGACTCTTTTCCTTGCTAATCCAATCCGAAGAGAATTGATTTTCATGTATGCGATAATAAACATGAACTCTTGGAATAAAATGAATACTATGATCTTTACTTACTTCCAGCCATAGACCATAATCTTCCAGTTTATCGTCAGGATCTTCATCAAATCCGCCAGCTTCTTCAAACGCTTTTTTCCGAATTAATACCGACGAAAGAGGAATTGTATTTCCTATCTTAATCAGATCTTCTCTATTTCGTGCAGCACGAAATGGAAGCGGCAAAAGCTCAAACATTTCAGAAAAAAAATTTACTTTACCAAATGTAAAGCACATTGAATAGACTAATGAAATCTGAGTATTATTAATTAAATAATTTAATTGATAGTCTAATTTATCCTTAGTCCATAAATCATCAGCATCAAGAAAGGCAATGAAATCTCCTGAGGATTTTTTAACACCATAATTCCGTGGAAC is a window of Ignavibacterium sp. DNA encoding:
- a CDS encoding glycosyltransferase, encoding MSEIKPNILIITSRSDFGGGPEHIFKLVNNLKEQVSFCIAAPTDYPYYDKYSKLIGKENILVIPHRKFKISPLFKLVWIVKKRKIDIVHSHGKGAGIYSRLVRFFRNVKVIHTFHGIHVDNYNSFQKFLYILLERLLALKTDKFINVSQGENVITKKYHIASSDKLIVIENGVEIPEIKVDNNNFEQNPKIIVSFSRFDHSKNSELLIPIALGLKELNQINDFRILVYGEGPDQNKVKELIKTNSLAEYIILKGTTTEPDKILLSSFCYISTSRWEGMPLGVLEAYAHGLPVIATNVTGNFNIVENNVDGFLFDINKPYDASKLIIDLSNNKTLWKSLSDNSRLKAERNYSINRVVAETKKLYLKIIS
- a CDS encoding glycosyltransferase family A protein; its protein translation is MSDALKNQPLVSVIIPGYNCEEFIEQTIKSVLNQTYQNYEIIFVDDGSTDKTIKLVEKLAQGDTRIKIFILEHAGRPSVPRNYGVKKSSGDFIAFLDADDLWTKDKLDYQLNYLINNTQISLVYSMCFTFGKVNFFSEMFELLPLPFRAARNREDLIKIGNTIPLSSVLIRKKAFEEAGGFDEDPDDKLEDYGLWLEVSKDHSIHFIPRVHVYYRIHENQFSSDWISKEKSLKYLARKKNIELNSYKYYRKKGLLFLLVRNSLHYLIYITYKFIGYFDNRERLSEK